A region from the Paludicola sp. MB14-C6 genome encodes:
- a CDS encoding beta-N-acetylhexosaminidase encodes MLKLALTDSSKEFASQLETLSNLVAISLDKDGLELSCKQGNSGLTVVKKANKAEITYQKKCEFFRGVLTLMEHETEEKFQLSEAPSFQFNGEMIDNSRNSVLNMKTAKEVIMYSAMLGLDNILLYNEETFEVKEHPYFGYMRMGYSQKDVKELNAFGKDFGVTIIPCIQTLAHLAQTLRWSCYWDIRDHGDTLLVEEEKTYQFIDDVMRSWRECVDTDIINIGMDEAFYLGRGQYIDKNGYKPRSELMIEHLKRVLEICRKYNFKAMMWSDMFFRLMFGEDYYTDKPMDKELLKMVPTDVMLVYWDYYSTDENKYDMMFKRHLQFNNEIGFAGGAWKWSGIVPAINHSHKVSKMALRKAKENGVSTVFTTAWGDNGAEASIFTLLPTLALHGEESYSTDGIDEKVSSKLKALTGYTLEDFFELCEPNKTPTNNLIPHYNPCKYLFFQDVLMGLFDYHVTPEFPAWFKKCSEDLASLAKKDSKQAYLFDTLAKLCSVLELKCDIGVRLKTAYDKKDKVELARLANEICPEILARIDVYYAAFKKQWYNESRTGGFDVQDLRFGGLIMRIKTAMEMVNAYANSEIDAIMELEQPRLPFDCRTSDEGKDINTDCNYWNYISTPNVNSIF; translated from the coding sequence ATGTTAAAATTAGCACTAACAGATTCTTCAAAAGAATTTGCGTCCCAATTAGAAACGTTAAGCAATCTTGTCGCAATTTCTCTTGATAAGGATGGATTGGAGCTTTCTTGCAAACAAGGCAACAGCGGCTTGACTGTTGTAAAAAAAGCAAACAAAGCTGAAATTACGTATCAAAAAAAATGTGAATTTTTCCGTGGCGTTTTAACGCTGATGGAACATGAAACAGAAGAGAAATTTCAATTAAGCGAAGCACCAAGCTTCCAATTCAATGGAGAAATGATTGATAACTCAAGAAACTCTGTTTTAAACATGAAAACTGCAAAAGAAGTAATTATGTATTCTGCAATGCTCGGTTTAGATAATATTCTTTTATACAACGAAGAAACCTTTGAAGTAAAGGAACATCCATACTTTGGCTATATGCGTATGGGGTATTCTCAAAAGGATGTAAAAGAGTTAAACGCTTTTGGTAAAGATTTCGGTGTAACCATTATTCCTTGTATCCAAACACTTGCCCATTTAGCCCAAACACTTCGTTGGTCTTGTTATTGGGATATTCGTGACCATGGAGATACTTTATTGGTTGAAGAGGAAAAAACCTATCAATTCATTGACGATGTAATGCGCTCTTGGAGAGAATGTGTGGATACTGATATTATCAATATTGGTATGGACGAAGCATTCTACCTCGGTCGTGGACAATATATTGATAAAAACGGGTACAAACCTCGCTCTGAGCTTATGATTGAGCATTTAAAAAGAGTGTTGGAAATTTGCAGGAAATATAACTTCAAAGCTATGATGTGGAGCGATATGTTCTTCCGCTTAATGTTTGGTGAAGATTATTATACCGATAAACCAATGGATAAAGAGCTGCTAAAAATGGTTCCAACTGATGTAATGCTAGTATATTGGGATTATTATTCTACAGATGAGAATAAATATGATATGATGTTCAAACGTCATCTTCAATTTAACAACGAAATCGGCTTTGCAGGTGGCGCTTGGAAATGGAGTGGCATTGTTCCTGCAATTAACCATAGCCATAAGGTTTCCAAAATGGCATTGAGAAAAGCAAAAGAGAATGGTGTATCTACCGTATTTACAACTGCGTGGGGCGATAACGGTGCGGAAGCGTCTATCTTCACTTTATTACCTACTCTTGCATTACATGGTGAAGAAAGCTATTCAACCGATGGTATCGATGAAAAAGTATCTTCTAAACTAAAAGCCTTAACCGGATATACATTAGAAGATTTCTTTGAGCTTTGTGAACCGAATAAAACACCAACAAATAACTTAATTCCACATTATAACCCTTGTAAATATCTATTCTTCCAAGATGTTTTAATGGGATTATTCGACTATCATGTAACGCCTGAATTCCCTGCTTGGTTTAAAAAGTGCTCTGAAGATTTAGCAAGCCTTGCTAAGAAGGACTCAAAACAAGCTTACTTGTTTGATACCCTTGCAAAACTATGTTCTGTATTAGAACTAAAATGTGATATTGGCGTTCGATTAAAAACAGCATATGACAAAAAGGATAAAGTGGAGCTTGCTCGATTAGCAAATGAAATTTGTCCTGAAATTCTTGCAAGAATTGATGTTTACTATGCAGCGTTTAAAAAGCAATGGTATAACGAAAGCCGAACTGGTGGTTTTGATGTGCAAGACCTACGCTTTGGTGGCTTGATTATGCGTATTAAAACTGCAATGGAAATGGTAAATGCTTATGCTAATAGCGAAATTGATGCCATTATGGAATTAGAACAACCTCGCTTACCATTTGATTGCAGAACCTCTGATGAAGGCAAGGATATCAACACTGATTGTAACTATTGGAATTACATTTCTACTCCAAACGTAAACAGCATATTCTAA
- a CDS encoding TspO/MBR family protein — protein sequence MKKSAIIQFKPLIISILIPLAVGGLSGFLTKNSMELFKNLNQPPLAPPPILFPIVWTILFILMGISAYLVWVSDSPYKKPALLLYGVQLFFNFMWSIIFFNWEMRLFAFIWLMILWLLIIIMIALFYKVDKRAAYLQIPYLLWVTFAAYLNFAIYILN from the coding sequence ATGAAAAAATCAGCAATTATTCAGTTCAAACCACTTATTATTAGTATTTTGATTCCTTTAGCAGTTGGAGGATTATCCGGATTTTTAACAAAGAATAGTATGGAACTGTTTAAAAACCTTAATCAGCCGCCGCTTGCGCCACCACCTATTTTATTCCCAATTGTTTGGACTATATTATTTATTTTAATGGGTATTTCAGCATACTTAGTCTGGGTTTCAGATTCTCCGTACAAAAAGCCTGCGTTACTACTATATGGCGTACAGCTTTTCTTTAACTTTATGTGGTCCATCATCTTTTTTAATTGGGAAATGCGTTTATTTGCATTTATTTGGCTAATGATATTATGGCTGCTCATTATAATCATGATTGCTCTTTTTTACAAAGTTGATAAACGTGCGGCATATTTACAAATTCCCTATTTACTATGGGTAACCTTTGCGGCATATTTAAATTTTGCTATCTATATATTAAACTAA
- a CDS encoding TIGR02328 family protein → MRLWHQSLLSQLPSKQLLGQHRECCALRGNGWGKKHSVVDYVFTHEPELLVAYHHTVMLEMKKRGYHIDPLWWDYCYRGKNCAALSSFSLKRYHSVLKQPLIYDEHNPTYYEECISNLKEKGITIE, encoded by the coding sequence ATGCGACTTTGGCATCAATCATTATTATCTCAATTACCATCTAAGCAATTACTAGGGCAGCATCGAGAATGCTGCGCTTTGCGAGGAAATGGATGGGGCAAAAAACATTCCGTTGTTGATTATGTATTTACTCATGAGCCTGAGCTGCTTGTTGCTTATCATCATACGGTAATGCTTGAAATGAAGAAAAGAGGATATCATATAGATCCTCTTTGGTGGGATTATTGTTATCGGGGTAAAAACTGTGCGGCATTATCATCTTTTTCTTTAAAACGATACCATAGTGTATTAAAACAACCTTTGATATATGACGAACATAACCCAACTTATTATGAAGAATGCATTTCAAATCTAAAAGAAAAAGGAATCACCATAGAGTAG
- a CDS encoding guanylate kinase, producing the protein MGKLYCILGKSGVGKDTLFKQIMKTTDLNIQPIIPYTTRPKRSNEQEGVQYHFVNDQELAELEKQNKVIEKRQYDTVFGVWSYFTVDTGLDFKNNYLFITTLEAIEKLANWYGPENIVIIYLEISDRVRLERAINRENTQESPNYSEVCRRYLADEIDFSEDKLSVYANLYRINAEQSLEQCVRSFVNIMSQVENRK; encoded by the coding sequence TTGGGTAAGTTATATTGTATTCTAGGAAAAAGTGGAGTCGGCAAAGATACGTTATTTAAGCAAATTATGAAAACAACAGATTTGAATATACAACCAATTATCCCTTATACAACAAGACCAAAAAGAAGTAACGAACAAGAAGGTGTTCAATACCATTTTGTTAATGATCAAGAGTTGGCAGAATTAGAAAAGCAAAATAAAGTAATTGAAAAGCGGCAGTATGATACTGTTTTTGGCGTTTGGAGCTATTTCACAGTGGATACGGGTTTAGACTTTAAAAACAATTATTTGTTTATTACAACATTAGAGGCAATTGAAAAATTGGCGAATTGGTATGGACCGGAAAACATTGTTATTATTTATTTGGAAATTTCGGATAGAGTTAGACTGGAACGTGCAATCAATCGAGAGAACACACAGGAAAGCCCAAATTACTCAGAGGTTTGCAGACGTTATTTAGCAGATGAAATTGATTTTTCTGAAGACAAGCTGTCTGTATATGCTAATTTATATCGAATTAACGCTGAACAATCACTAGAACAATGTGTTCGAAGCTTTGTAAATATTATGAGTCAAGTAGAAAACAGAAAATAA
- a CDS encoding GGDEF domain-containing protein, with product MDIVPLITIDFVAIVILMLSICMVQKNGTISQFENRLYITACFLTIAIIVLEMLDVFLEMNSDFKLVSFHKIVNILGFGFCPLVPYLMLMFQNEKYKHKVLTMLPFVLNLFVVACSYFTGFTFQVDTQNHYTRGPWFFITAFVCCYYYVLLAFEIFCSHTKRERNEQIFIYYIISLPVVGSIIQIVFPKVLLIWSCTAVSLMFYYRFVREAGLKFDPLTNVFTRAMLDAQVALYNCGNKALPTVSVIVFDLNDFKNINDIYGHGIGDFALQLSAQMICESFSSLGKCYRFGGDEFVIICDNKSEQSILQALNELDQKAKNIMIKNKKLISYAYGFASFNNKKHKTFQDVLQDADEQMYFNKAKYKASQFLEIMKP from the coding sequence ATGGATATTGTCCCCCTGATTACAATAGATTTTGTTGCAATTGTTATATTGATGCTATCGATTTGTATGGTACAAAAAAACGGTACAATTTCGCAATTCGAAAACCGCCTTTATATAACTGCTTGTTTCTTAACAATAGCAATTATCGTTTTAGAGATGCTTGATGTGTTTCTTGAAATGAATAGTGATTTCAAGTTGGTTTCATTTCATAAAATTGTGAATATATTAGGTTTTGGATTTTGTCCTTTAGTTCCCTACTTAATGTTAATGTTTCAAAATGAAAAATACAAGCATAAAGTTCTTACAATGCTTCCGTTTGTTTTGAATTTATTTGTTGTAGCATGTAGCTATTTTACGGGATTTACTTTTCAAGTGGATACACAAAATCATTATACAAGAGGCCCTTGGTTTTTTATAACAGCTTTTGTTTGCTGCTATTATTATGTTTTGTTAGCCTTTGAAATCTTTTGTTCGCATACAAAAAGAGAGCGAAATGAGCAAATCTTTATTTATTATATCATATCTCTGCCTGTTGTAGGATCTATTATCCAAATTGTTTTTCCTAAGGTACTGTTGATTTGGAGTTGCACTGCAGTTTCGCTCATGTTCTATTATCGTTTTGTAAGAGAAGCTGGACTAAAATTCGATCCGTTGACAAATGTATTTACTCGTGCAATGCTAGATGCTCAAGTTGCGCTTTATAATTGTGGCAATAAGGCTTTACCTACAGTATCGGTTATTGTATTTGACTTAAATGATTTTAAAAATATTAACGATATCTATGGGCATGGTATAGGCGATTTTGCATTGCAACTGTCTGCTCAAATGATTTGTGAAAGCTTTTCGTCCTTAGGAAAATGCTATCGATTCGGTGGAGATGAGTTTGTTATTATTTGCGATAATAAATCAGAACAATCTATTCTTCAAGCCTTGAATGAGCTTGATCAAAAAGCAAAAAATATTATGATTAAAAATAAAAAGCTCATATCGTATGCTTATGGATTTGCTTCATTCAACAACAAAAAGCATAAAACATTTCAAGATGTTTTACAAGATGCAGATGAACAAATGTACTTTAACAAAGCAAAATATAAAGCAAGTCAATTTTTAGAAATCATGAAGCCATAA
- a CDS encoding thiamine diphosphokinase, translating into MNNNGVCFIIGAGEPTIAPLKINKNDYMIAVDGGFSVLEQAGIEADIVVGDFDSYGKTPTHHLILKAPAEKDDTDMMMAIKHGLEKGYRVFHIFGGTGGRFDHSVANLQLLTYLARRNAQGFLYAQSNIITAITNTTMHFDSTYKGYISVLAADSKVEGVTLTGLKYPLTNATITNEFPIGVSNEFLGVESSVCIANGSAFIIIEKD; encoded by the coding sequence ATGAATAATAACGGCGTTTGTTTTATTATTGGAGCCGGAGAACCAACAATAGCGCCCCTTAAGATAAATAAAAACGATTATATGATCGCAGTAGATGGTGGATTTTCAGTTCTAGAGCAAGCAGGTATTGAGGCAGATATTGTAGTTGGTGATTTTGATTCTTACGGAAAAACACCAACCCATCATCTTATATTAAAAGCACCTGCTGAAAAAGATGATACAGATATGATGATGGCAATCAAACATGGTCTGGAAAAAGGATATCGAGTTTTTCATATTTTTGGTGGAACGGGCGGCCGATTTGACCATTCAGTTGCCAATCTGCAACTGCTCACATATTTAGCAAGAAGAAATGCTCAAGGTTTTTTATATGCGCAATCGAATATAATTACTGCAATTACCAATACAACGATGCATTTTGACTCTACCTATAAAGGCTATATCTCAGTTTTGGCAGCCGACAGCAAAGTTGAAGGCGTAACTCTTACCGGCTTAAAATATCCGTTAACGAACGCAACCATAACCAATGAGTTTCCTATTGGGGTAAGCAATGAGTTCTTAGGAGTAGAAAGCAGTGTATGTATTGCCAATGGGAGTGCATTTATTATTATAGAAAAGGATTAG
- a CDS encoding HAD family hydrolase — translation MNFEAALFDLDGTLIDSISVWRRVDEAFLAKRGIEVPDDYMKAISSMNFYQAAEYSINRFGFQEATEDIVQEWREMVYHEYANNIPLKESVEEYLSYLKQKGIKIGLCTASPEDLYEAVLKNNGIYHLFDAFSSTEEVARGKGFPDVYLHTAKKLGIEPEKCVVFEDILPGIKGAKAANMLAVGVYDKESETDKDKIESLADYYLYQFSELME, via the coding sequence ATGAATTTCGAAGCAGCTTTATTTGATTTAGATGGAACATTAATTGATTCCATAAGTGTTTGGAGAAGAGTGGATGAAGCCTTTTTAGCCAAACGAGGAATTGAAGTTCCGGATGATTATATGAAAGCCATTAGTTCAATGAATTTTTATCAAGCAGCAGAATATTCAATCAATCGTTTTGGCTTTCAAGAAGCAACAGAAGATATTGTTCAAGAGTGGAGAGAAATGGTATATCATGAATATGCAAACAATATTCCGCTCAAAGAAAGCGTTGAAGAGTATTTATCCTATTTAAAGCAAAAAGGAATAAAAATCGGTCTTTGCACTGCTTCACCTGAAGATTTATACGAAGCAGTTTTAAAGAATAATGGGATTTATCATTTGTTTGATGCTTTTTCTTCAACAGAAGAAGTAGCAAGAGGAAAAGGCTTTCCTGATGTTTATTTACATACTGCAAAGAAGCTTGGAATCGAACCAGAAAAATGCGTTGTCTTTGAAGATATTTTACCGGGTATCAAAGGTGCTAAAGCTGCAAATATGCTTGCTGTTGGCGTTTATGATAAAGAATCTGAAACCGATAAAGATAAAATCGAATCACTTGCAGATTATTATTTGTATCAATTTTCAGAGTTAATGGAATAA
- the dnaX gene encoding DNA polymerase III subunit gamma/tau, translated as MYLALYRKWRPKSFEDVISQPHITTTLKNEVQNNRLAHAYLFTGPRGTGKTTCSKILAMAVNCKHPVDGNPCMECESCKGIDDGSILDVVEIDAASNNGVDNIRQLREDANYTPSQCKYRVYIIDEVHMLSTGAFNAFLKLMEEPPSHVIFILATTETHKVPATIISRCQRFDFKRIQSEDIVERLLYITKEEKTFTLQEEAAQLIARLADGGMRDALSILDQCIAYSSEVTAEIVVDAAGIVGRDYLFEITDYILAHDAAGAVTLVDKLYSMSKDLQGLLEELIHHFRNIMLTKALGKPEKLVEVLPNEQEQLKSYAEKIPLTVVLRTISELQDCLDKMGKSIDRRLNLELYLVKLCTPSLNTTNDALVARIDKLEAMIQNGVVMQSISQQPTQKTVVAKKSKQEIASPNAVTTQPEQPSVSEPMEQSNVDGELQPFRDWAEVLEILKDKEPPIYGVLQGSMAYVGQGGLWIVSTSGFASTFMKQEGQANKLLDIVETKIGVRYRLRVKDKIKKAKEPNVNLLDDVLNNAKQLGVPVNEG; from the coding sequence ATGTATCTTGCGTTATATCGGAAGTGGCGTCCGAAAAGCTTTGAAGATGTCATAAGCCAACCGCATATTACAACAACTTTAAAAAATGAAGTGCAAAATAACCGCTTGGCTCATGCTTATTTATTTACTGGCCCTAGAGGAACGGGTAAAACGACTTGTTCAAAAATACTCGCTATGGCTGTTAACTGTAAACATCCTGTTGACGGAAACCCATGTATGGAATGCGAAAGCTGCAAAGGAATTGACGATGGCTCAATCTTAGATGTGGTTGAAATTGATGCGGCAAGCAACAATGGTGTCGATAATATTCGTCAATTGCGAGAAGATGCAAACTATACGCCAAGTCAATGTAAATACCGTGTTTATATTATTGACGAAGTTCATATGCTAAGCACAGGTGCATTTAATGCATTTTTAAAGTTAATGGAAGAACCACCAAGCCACGTTATTTTTATTCTAGCGACAACTGAAACCCACAAGGTTCCTGCAACGATAATCTCTCGCTGTCAACGATTCGATTTTAAACGTATTCAATCAGAAGATATCGTTGAACGTTTGTTATATATCACCAAAGAGGAAAAAACATTCACTCTTCAAGAAGAAGCGGCACAGTTAATTGCTCGTTTAGCAGATGGTGGAATGCGTGATGCTTTATCGATCTTAGACCAGTGTATCGCCTATTCTAGCGAAGTTACCGCAGAAATTGTAGTTGATGCAGCCGGAATCGTTGGGCGTGACTATCTGTTTGAAATTACCGATTACATTTTAGCTCATGATGCTGCGGGTGCTGTTACCCTCGTGGACAAACTCTACTCCATGTCCAAAGACTTACAAGGTTTATTGGAAGAGTTAATTCATCACTTCCGTAACATTATGTTAACCAAAGCATTAGGCAAGCCCGAAAAATTGGTAGAAGTATTGCCTAATGAACAAGAACAGTTGAAGAGCTATGCTGAAAAAATTCCGTTAACCGTTGTTTTGCGTACAATATCCGAATTACAAGATTGCTTAGATAAAATGGGTAAAAGTATTGACCGCCGTTTGAATTTAGAGCTATATTTGGTTAAGCTCTGTACCCCATCTTTGAATACTACAAATGATGCATTAGTTGCACGAATTGATAAATTAGAGGCTATGATTCAAAATGGTGTTGTTATGCAGTCTATATCGCAACAACCAACGCAAAAGACAGTCGTTGCAAAGAAATCAAAGCAGGAAATTGCATCACCTAATGCTGTTACAACGCAGCCTGAGCAACCATCTGTCTCTGAACCAATGGAACAATCCAATGTCGACGGAGAGTTACAACCATTCCGTGATTGGGCTGAAGTATTAGAGATTTTGAAAGATAAAGAGCCACCGATTTATGGTGTACTTCAAGGTTCAATGGCTTACGTTGGGCAAGGCGGATTATGGATTGTGAGCACAAGCGGGTTTGCGAGCACTTTTATGAAGCAAGAAGGGCAAGCAAATAAACTGCTGGATATTGTTGAAACGAAAATAGGCGTGCGTTATCGCTTGCGTGTTAAAGATAAGATTAAAAAAGCAAAAGAGCCAAATGTGAATTTATTAGATGACGTATTGAATAATGCGAAACAACTCGGTGTTCCAGTAAATGAAGGATAG
- a CDS encoding transposase, which yields MKLPKRKSNRLNEYNYSKNGAYFVTICVKDRHELFWKQGVGATLGRPNDTAHLSIYGNVVNNEIKRIEKIYNDVVVITRYVIMPNHIHLVICLQGNDGRPQVAPTISRVIQQFKGSVTKQLGFPLWQKLFHDHIIRNEDEYFRILQYIENNPFYWEQDLYYKPTNP from the coding sequence ATGAAATTACCAAAACGGAAATCAAATCGATTGAATGAATATAACTATAGTAAAAATGGTGCATATTTTGTAACAATTTGTGTCAAAGACAGACATGAATTGTTTTGGAAACAAGGTGTAGGGGCAACCTTAGGTCGTCCGAATGATACAGCCCATCTATCAATATACGGCAATGTTGTAAATAATGAAATTAAGCGTATTGAGAAAATCTATAATGATGTTGTAGTGATTACTCGATATGTTATTATGCCAAATCATATTCATTTAGTTATATGCCTACAAGGAAACGACGGACGACCACAGGTCGCCCCTACAATATCTCGTGTGATCCAACAATTTAAAGGGTCAGTTACAAAACAACTGGGGTTTCCGTTATGGCAGAAACTGTTTCATGACCACATTATTCGTAATGAAGATGAATATTTTCGGATTCTTCAATACATTGAGAATAATCCATTTTATTGGGAACAGGATTTATACTATAAACCAACCAATCCATAG
- a CDS encoding YbaB/EbfC family nucleoid-associated protein, with protein MKARLPQGMGGGPQNMQAMLKQAQKMQEDMAALTEELEAKNYEVTVGGGAVKAVINGKKEIVALDIKPEVVDAEDVEMLQDLIISAVNEAIRKAETDSETEMNKITGGMKMPF; from the coding sequence ATGAAAGCAAGATTACCACAAGGAATGGGCGGCGGCCCACAAAACATGCAAGCAATGTTAAAACAAGCACAAAAAATGCAAGAAGATATGGCTGCATTAACAGAAGAATTAGAAGCAAAGAATTATGAAGTAACTGTTGGTGGCGGAGCTGTAAAAGCTGTTATTAACGGTAAAAAAGAAATTGTTGCATTAGATATTAAACCTGAGGTTGTAGATGCTGAAGATGTAGAAATGCTTCAAGATTTAATTATCAGCGCTGTAAATGAAGCAATTCGCAAAGCAGAAACAGATTCAGAAACAGAAATGAACAAAATCACCGGCGGAATGAAAATGCCATTTTAA
- the recR gene encoding recombination mediator RecR has protein sequence MKYGALPLTKLVEQFASLPGIGRKTAQRLAFYILTLPKERAKEFSDAIMEAHDKINYCTICKNYTDQPVCDICSDDRRDKSVICVVEDAKDVAAFERTREYRGQYHVLGGLISPMDGIGPDQIFIKELLARIQTGEVKEVIMATNPTVEGEATAMYISRLLKPFQVKTSRLAYGIPVGSDLEYADEVTLYKALENRSEIL, from the coding sequence ATGAAATATGGCGCATTACCATTAACGAAACTAGTTGAACAATTTGCTTCGTTACCGGGTATCGGCCGAAAGACGGCGCAACGACTTGCATTTTACATCCTAACTCTTCCGAAAGAACGGGCAAAAGAATTTAGTGATGCCATAATGGAAGCACACGATAAAATTAACTACTGTACGATTTGTAAAAACTATACCGACCAACCTGTTTGCGATATTTGCAGTGATGATAGACGTGATAAAAGCGTGATTTGTGTGGTTGAAGATGCAAAGGATGTTGCTGCGTTTGAACGCACAAGAGAATATAGAGGGCAATACCATGTTTTAGGAGGGTTAATCTCCCCTATGGACGGAATTGGTCCTGACCAAATTTTTATAAAAGAATTGCTTGCAAGAATTCAAACAGGAGAAGTGAAGGAAGTCATTATGGCTACTAACCCTACTGTTGAAGGCGAAGCAACTGCAATGTATATCAGTCGATTGTTAAAGCCGTTTCAAGTGAAAACCTCTCGTTTAGCATATGGAATCCCCGTTGGTTCTGATTTGGAATATGCAGATGAAGTCACACTATACAAGGCTTTGGAAAACAGAAGCGAGATTTTATAA
- the smpB gene encoding SsrA-binding protein SmpB yields MAEKKENMKTISVNKKARHDYFIEESFEAGIELVGTEVKSIRQGGVNLKDSWCSIEDGEIFVKQMHISPYEKGNVFNKDPIRVRKLLMHKSEINRLFGLVKQKDYTLIPISLYFKGSRVKMQLGLCKGKKLYDKRDDAAKRDATREMDRALKQRQR; encoded by the coding sequence ATGGCTGAGAAAAAAGAGAATATGAAAACCATTTCTGTAAACAAAAAAGCGCGCCATGACTATTTCATTGAAGAATCCTTCGAAGCAGGAATAGAGCTTGTCGGAACAGAAGTAAAATCCATCCGTCAAGGTGGTGTCAATTTAAAAGACAGCTGGTGTAGTATTGAAGACGGCGAGATTTTTGTGAAGCAAATGCATATTAGCCCTTATGAAAAGGGAAATGTTTTTAATAAAGATCCTATTCGTGTTCGTAAACTATTGATGCACAAATCGGAAATTAACCGATTATTTGGTTTAGTAAAGCAAAAAGATTATACGTTAATTCCAATTTCGCTGTATTTTAAAGGTTCACGTGTAAAAATGCAGTTAGGACTTTGCAAAGGTAAAAAACTATACGATAAGCGAGATGACGCTGCCAAACGTGATGCTACCCGTGAAATGGACAGAGCATTAAAGCAACGTCAAAGATAA
- a CDS encoding alpha/beta hydrolase, with product MIYKEENINIDYEGYGLEAPPQKATIQSYIVDSTDQTYLNRKRPAVIICVGGGYEKVVSEKAEPIALQFCASGFHAFVLNYSVTPVRFPGALLELSKAVATIRASASKYNIHEDKIVICGFSAGGHLAASLGVYWKQGFIQRYLGYDNDENQPNALILGYPVISNKEGIAHLRSMQNLLGKYPDQKELELFSLEDNVNDLVPPTFLWHTSDDPIVPVDNSLLFASALRKHEIPFELHVYPSGDHGLGLANELTASFLGQINPACQNWIDMAIRFINNL from the coding sequence ATGATATATAAAGAAGAAAATATTAATATTGATTACGAAGGTTATGGCTTAGAAGCTCCTCCCCAAAAGGCAACAATACAATCATATATTGTAGATAGCACAGACCAAACATATCTGAATCGTAAACGTCCTGCTGTTATTATCTGCGTTGGAGGAGGTTATGAAAAGGTAGTTTCGGAAAAAGCAGAACCGATTGCGTTACAATTTTGTGCAAGTGGGTTTCATGCTTTTGTATTGAATTATTCTGTAACACCAGTTCGTTTTCCCGGTGCATTATTAGAGCTTTCTAAGGCAGTTGCTACCATTCGAGCATCTGCTTCTAAATACAATATTCATGAAGATAAGATTGTTATTTGTGGTTTTTCAGCCGGAGGACATCTTGCCGCAAGTTTAGGTGTTTATTGGAAGCAAGGGTTTATTCAACGATATTTAGGATATGATAATGATGAAAATCAACCAAATGCGTTAATCCTAGGATATCCTGTTATATCCAATAAAGAAGGCATAGCGCATCTACGTTCTATGCAGAATTTACTCGGTAAATATCCGGATCAAAAGGAGTTGGAATTATTTTCTTTAGAAGATAACGTAAATGACCTTGTGCCGCCGACTTTTTTGTGGCATACTAGTGATGACCCTATTGTTCCAGTAGATAATTCATTATTATTTGCTTCTGCATTAAGAAAACATGAAATCCCATTTGAGTTACACGTTTATCCAAGTGGTGATCATGGATTAGGATTAGCAAATGAATTAACCGCAAGTTTTTTAGGGCAAATTAACCCCGCTTGTCAAAACTGGATTGACATGGCGATTCGATTTATTAACAACCTATAA